Proteins from a genomic interval of Quercus lobata isolate SW786 chromosome 11, ValleyOak3.0 Primary Assembly, whole genome shotgun sequence:
- the LOC115968546 gene encoding chaperonin 60 subunit alpha 2, chloroplastic-like isoform X2 gives MSVSFSSLQLFHQKPLFSSLYWNQRATGLWRSTNFVRSIAVKAGPKRVSFGKECREALQDGIDKLADAVSLTLGPRGRNVILSESGSLKVINDGVTIARSIELSDAIENAGAMLIQEVATKMNDLAGDGTTTAIVLARAMIKSGMLAVAFGANPVSLKKGMDKTVKELVKVLKKKSVPVRGRDDIKAVATISSGNDEFVGNLIAEAIEKIGPDGVISIESSSSFETSVIIEEGMKIDKGYMSPHFITNHDKSIVEFDNAKVLVTDQKISTVKEIVPLLEKTTQLSVPLLIIAEDISRQVLETLVVNKMQGLLNVAVVKCPGFLEGKKALLQDIALMTDQLGIARKVTITCNSTTIVADPTTKAEIRARILQIKKDLAETDNASLSRKLSERIAKLSGGVAVIKVGAHTEVELEDRKLRIEDAKNATFAAMAEGIVPGGGATYIHLLELIPIIKNSMEDLDEQSGADIVAKALLAPAKSIASNAGVDGEIVVEKTRTCNWQTGYNAMTGRYEDLLSAGVADPCRVSRCALQNAVSIAGVVLTTQAVLVEKIKKPEPAIPHVPGITP, from the exons ATGTCTGTTTCCTTCTCTTCCCTTCAGCTCTTCCATCAAAAACCTCTCTTTTCT AGCCTTTATTGGAACCAAAGGGCAACTGGGTTGTGGAGAAGTACAAATTTTGTGAGGAGTATTGCTGTTAAGGCAGGCCCAAAGAGGGTATCTTTTGGtaaagaatgcagggaggcCTTGCAAGATGGGATTGATAAGCTGGCTGATGCTGTTTCTCTCACCTTAGGACCTAGAG GCCGTAATGTTATTCTTTCTGAGTCTGGATCGCTTAAAGTAATTAATGATGGTGTTACAATTGCTCGATCCATAGAGCTTTCAGATGCAATTGAGAATGCAGGAGCAATGCTAATCCAAGAG GTTGCAACTAAAATGAATGATTTGGCTGGTGATGGTACAACTACTGCAATTGTTTTGGCTCGAGCAATGATCAAATCTGGGATGCTGGCAGTTGCTTTTGGGGCTAACCCAGTTTCTTTGAAGAAAGGAATGGATAAGACTGTGAAAGAATTGGTCAAggtcttgaagaagaaaagtgtgCCAGTAAGAGGAAGAGatgatataaaag CTGTGGCCACAATTTCTTCtggaaatgatgaatttgtTGGGAACTTAATTGCTGAAGCTATAGAAAAGATTGGACCTGATGGAGTTATATCTATTGAgtcatcttcatcatttgagACCTCTGTAATAATAGAAGAAGGAATGAAG ATTGACAAGGGTTACATGTCACCCCATTTCATTACAAACCATGACAAATCTATAGTGGAGTTTGACAATGCCAAAGTCCTAGTAACTGATCAGAAGATTTCAACTGTCAAAGAAATTGTTCCTTTACTAGAAAAGACTACTCAACTGAGTGTCCCACTGCTAATCATTGCAGAGGATATCTCCAGGCAAGTACTGGAAACACTAGTGGTGAACAAAATGCAAGGTTTACTAAATGTTGCTGTTGTCAAATGTccaggatttttagaaggaaagaAAGCTCTTTTGCAAGATATTGCACTTATGACAG ATCAGCTTGGTATTGCACGAAAAGTTACCATAACCTGTAATTCAACGACCATTGTTGCTGATCCTACTACTAAAGCCGAAATACGGGCAAGAATTTTGCAAATCAAGAAGGATCTAGCAGAAACAGATAATGCATCCTTGTCAAGAAAGCTCTCTGAAAGAATTGCTAAACTCTCTGGCGGTGTGGCTGTGATTAAG GTAGGAGCACACACTGAGGTGGAGCTTGAAGATCGGAAACTCAGAATTGAAGATGCAAAAAATGCCACATTTGCGGCCATGGCTGAAGGAATAGTCCCTGGTGGTGGTGCTACGTACATTCATCTCTTGGAACTGATTCCCATCATAAAGAATTCTATGGAAGATCTAGATGAGCAGAGTGGTGCAGATATTGTGGCAAAG GCTCTCCTTGCACCTGCAAAATCAATTGCTTCTAATGCTGGAGTCGATGGGGAAATTGTTGTAGAGAAGACTAGAACTTGTAATTGGCAAACTGGATACAATGCAATGACAGGCAGATACGAAGATCTTCTCAGTGCTGGAGTTGCAGATCCTTGTCGTGTTTCAAGGTGTGCACTTCAAAATGCAGTGTCAATTGCGGGTGTAGTTCTAACCACTCAAGCTGTATTGGTGGAAAAGATAAAGAAGCCTGAGCCAGCTATCCCTCATGTTCCAGGCATAACTCCTTAA
- the LOC115968546 gene encoding chaperonin 60 subunit alpha 2, chloroplastic-like isoform X3, whose translation MVATKMNDLAGDGTTTAIVLARAMIKSGMLAVAFGANPVSLKKGMDKTVKELVKVLKKKSVPVRGRDDIKAVATISSGNDEFVGNLIAEAIEKIGPDGVISIESSSSFETSVIIEEGMKIDKGYMSPHFITNHDKSIVEFDNAKVLVTDQKISTVKEIVPLLEKTTQLSVPLLIIAEDISRQVLETLVVNKMQGLLNVAVVKCPGFLEGKKALLQDIALMTGADFLSGDLGLMLEGATSDQLGIARKVTITCNSTTIVADPTTKAEIRARILQIKKDLAETDNASLSRKLSERIAKLSGGVAVIKVGAHTEVELEDRKLRIEDAKNATFAAMAEGIVPGGGATYIHLLELIPIIKNSMEDLDEQSGADIVAKALLAPAKSIASNAGVDGEIVVEKTRTCNWQTGYNAMTGRYEDLLSAGVADPCRVSRCALQNAVSIAGVVLTTQAVLVEKIKKPEPAIPHVPGITP comes from the exons ATG GTTGCAACTAAAATGAATGATTTGGCTGGTGATGGTACAACTACTGCAATTGTTTTGGCTCGAGCAATGATCAAATCTGGGATGCTGGCAGTTGCTTTTGGGGCTAACCCAGTTTCTTTGAAGAAAGGAATGGATAAGACTGTGAAAGAATTGGTCAAggtcttgaagaagaaaagtgtgCCAGTAAGAGGAAGAGatgatataaaag CTGTGGCCACAATTTCTTCtggaaatgatgaatttgtTGGGAACTTAATTGCTGAAGCTATAGAAAAGATTGGACCTGATGGAGTTATATCTATTGAgtcatcttcatcatttgagACCTCTGTAATAATAGAAGAAGGAATGAAG ATTGACAAGGGTTACATGTCACCCCATTTCATTACAAACCATGACAAATCTATAGTGGAGTTTGACAATGCCAAAGTCCTAGTAACTGATCAGAAGATTTCAACTGTCAAAGAAATTGTTCCTTTACTAGAAAAGACTACTCAACTGAGTGTCCCACTGCTAATCATTGCAGAGGATATCTCCAGGCAAGTACTGGAAACACTAGTGGTGAACAAAATGCAAGGTTTACTAAATGTTGCTGTTGTCAAATGTccaggatttttagaaggaaagaAAGCTCTTTTGCAAGATATTGCACTTATGACAG GTGCTGATTTTCTCTCTGGAGATTTGGGTCTGATGCTTGAAGGTGCAACTTCAGATCAGCTTGGTATTGCACGAAAAGTTACCATAACCTGTAATTCAACGACCATTGTTGCTGATCCTACTACTAAAGCCGAAATACGGGCAAGAATTTTGCAAATCAAGAAGGATCTAGCAGAAACAGATAATGCATCCTTGTCAAGAAAGCTCTCTGAAAGAATTGCTAAACTCTCTGGCGGTGTGGCTGTGATTAAG GTAGGAGCACACACTGAGGTGGAGCTTGAAGATCGGAAACTCAGAATTGAAGATGCAAAAAATGCCACATTTGCGGCCATGGCTGAAGGAATAGTCCCTGGTGGTGGTGCTACGTACATTCATCTCTTGGAACTGATTCCCATCATAAAGAATTCTATGGAAGATCTAGATGAGCAGAGTGGTGCAGATATTGTGGCAAAG GCTCTCCTTGCACCTGCAAAATCAATTGCTTCTAATGCTGGAGTCGATGGGGAAATTGTTGTAGAGAAGACTAGAACTTGTAATTGGCAAACTGGATACAATGCAATGACAGGCAGATACGAAGATCTTCTCAGTGCTGGAGTTGCAGATCCTTGTCGTGTTTCAAGGTGTGCACTTCAAAATGCAGTGTCAATTGCGGGTGTAGTTCTAACCACTCAAGCTGTATTGGTGGAAAAGATAAAGAAGCCTGAGCCAGCTATCCCTCATGTTCCAGGCATAACTCCTTAA
- the LOC115968546 gene encoding chaperonin 60 subunit alpha 2, chloroplastic-like isoform X1 yields the protein MSVSFSSLQLFHQKPLFSSLYWNQRATGLWRSTNFVRSIAVKAGPKRVSFGKECREALQDGIDKLADAVSLTLGPRGRNVILSESGSLKVINDGVTIARSIELSDAIENAGAMLIQEVATKMNDLAGDGTTTAIVLARAMIKSGMLAVAFGANPVSLKKGMDKTVKELVKVLKKKSVPVRGRDDIKAVATISSGNDEFVGNLIAEAIEKIGPDGVISIESSSSFETSVIIEEGMKIDKGYMSPHFITNHDKSIVEFDNAKVLVTDQKISTVKEIVPLLEKTTQLSVPLLIIAEDISRQVLETLVVNKMQGLLNVAVVKCPGFLEGKKALLQDIALMTGADFLSGDLGLMLEGATSDQLGIARKVTITCNSTTIVADPTTKAEIRARILQIKKDLAETDNASLSRKLSERIAKLSGGVAVIKVGAHTEVELEDRKLRIEDAKNATFAAMAEGIVPGGGATYIHLLELIPIIKNSMEDLDEQSGADIVAKALLAPAKSIASNAGVDGEIVVEKTRTCNWQTGYNAMTGRYEDLLSAGVADPCRVSRCALQNAVSIAGVVLTTQAVLVEKIKKPEPAIPHVPGITP from the exons ATGTCTGTTTCCTTCTCTTCCCTTCAGCTCTTCCATCAAAAACCTCTCTTTTCT AGCCTTTATTGGAACCAAAGGGCAACTGGGTTGTGGAGAAGTACAAATTTTGTGAGGAGTATTGCTGTTAAGGCAGGCCCAAAGAGGGTATCTTTTGGtaaagaatgcagggaggcCTTGCAAGATGGGATTGATAAGCTGGCTGATGCTGTTTCTCTCACCTTAGGACCTAGAG GCCGTAATGTTATTCTTTCTGAGTCTGGATCGCTTAAAGTAATTAATGATGGTGTTACAATTGCTCGATCCATAGAGCTTTCAGATGCAATTGAGAATGCAGGAGCAATGCTAATCCAAGAG GTTGCAACTAAAATGAATGATTTGGCTGGTGATGGTACAACTACTGCAATTGTTTTGGCTCGAGCAATGATCAAATCTGGGATGCTGGCAGTTGCTTTTGGGGCTAACCCAGTTTCTTTGAAGAAAGGAATGGATAAGACTGTGAAAGAATTGGTCAAggtcttgaagaagaaaagtgtgCCAGTAAGAGGAAGAGatgatataaaag CTGTGGCCACAATTTCTTCtggaaatgatgaatttgtTGGGAACTTAATTGCTGAAGCTATAGAAAAGATTGGACCTGATGGAGTTATATCTATTGAgtcatcttcatcatttgagACCTCTGTAATAATAGAAGAAGGAATGAAG ATTGACAAGGGTTACATGTCACCCCATTTCATTACAAACCATGACAAATCTATAGTGGAGTTTGACAATGCCAAAGTCCTAGTAACTGATCAGAAGATTTCAACTGTCAAAGAAATTGTTCCTTTACTAGAAAAGACTACTCAACTGAGTGTCCCACTGCTAATCATTGCAGAGGATATCTCCAGGCAAGTACTGGAAACACTAGTGGTGAACAAAATGCAAGGTTTACTAAATGTTGCTGTTGTCAAATGTccaggatttttagaaggaaagaAAGCTCTTTTGCAAGATATTGCACTTATGACAG GTGCTGATTTTCTCTCTGGAGATTTGGGTCTGATGCTTGAAGGTGCAACTTCAGATCAGCTTGGTATTGCACGAAAAGTTACCATAACCTGTAATTCAACGACCATTGTTGCTGATCCTACTACTAAAGCCGAAATACGGGCAAGAATTTTGCAAATCAAGAAGGATCTAGCAGAAACAGATAATGCATCCTTGTCAAGAAAGCTCTCTGAAAGAATTGCTAAACTCTCTGGCGGTGTGGCTGTGATTAAG GTAGGAGCACACACTGAGGTGGAGCTTGAAGATCGGAAACTCAGAATTGAAGATGCAAAAAATGCCACATTTGCGGCCATGGCTGAAGGAATAGTCCCTGGTGGTGGTGCTACGTACATTCATCTCTTGGAACTGATTCCCATCATAAAGAATTCTATGGAAGATCTAGATGAGCAGAGTGGTGCAGATATTGTGGCAAAG GCTCTCCTTGCACCTGCAAAATCAATTGCTTCTAATGCTGGAGTCGATGGGGAAATTGTTGTAGAGAAGACTAGAACTTGTAATTGGCAAACTGGATACAATGCAATGACAGGCAGATACGAAGATCTTCTCAGTGCTGGAGTTGCAGATCCTTGTCGTGTTTCAAGGTGTGCACTTCAAAATGCAGTGTCAATTGCGGGTGTAGTTCTAACCACTCAAGCTGTATTGGTGGAAAAGATAAAGAAGCCTGAGCCAGCTATCCCTCATGTTCCAGGCATAACTCCTTAA
- the LOC115967284 gene encoding probable E3 ubiquitin-protein ligase ARI5, with protein sequence MDSEDYMYDSDVEETTYDDDDPYYYSDKEEENIAVGDDDDESRRNKKAKQSYIVLKESDIQQRQENDITEVSNVLSISKAAATVLLLNYNWRACDVQDEWFADEERIRKKVGLFEKPAFLLPNKLGKVELTCSICYENVRVSMMGWVSCGHPFCRECWEKYVSVAIEDGVGCLTLRCPEPRCNAVVDRDSIDLFAKKEDKERYSRYLIRSYIESNKKYKWCPSADCEYAMEFCEGGDEECYDVCCHCNNGFCWNCMDDAHRPVDCETVAKWQLKNSSEAENTAWLLVNTKPCPKCGKPIEKNQGCMHMTCRKPCEHEFCWMCLGTWKEHGERTGGFYACNTFQKNKEEGKYNQDEDIRKRAEKHLEKYTHYYERWAGNESSRKQAVKDLKQMQNDYMVRLSDLRGATTLELKFITEAWLQIIECRRVLKWTYAYGYYLPEDGDKKAKSKKGFFEYLQGEAESNLERLHHCMEKDIHNYLNKERPEEEFKIFRAKLSDLTTVTRNYFENLVKALENGLKDTSFQEACSSQEACSSQEACSKINSKTSRKGERTKGKRRP encoded by the coding sequence ATGGACTCCGAGGATTACATGTACGACAGTGACGTCGAGGAGACAACCTACGACGATGACGATCCCTACTATTACAGCGACAAAGAAGAGGAGAACATAGCTGTTGGTGACGATGACGATGAGTCAAGAAGGAACAAGAAGGCAAAACAAAGTTACATTGTATTGAAAGAATCAGATATCCAACAACGTCAAGAGAACGATATCACCGAGGTATCCAATGTTCTTTCCATATCAAAAGCTGCCGCGACGGTGCTTCTCCTAAATTACAATTGGAGAGCGTGTGACGTTCAAGATGAGTGGTTTGCTGATGAAGAGAGAATTAGAAAAAAAGTGGGTTTATTTGAAAAACCGGCTTTTTTGCTGCCCAATAAACTTGGAAAAGTTGAACTAACTTGTTCTATATGTTATGAGAATGTTCGTGTTTCtatgatgggttgggttagtTGTGGTCATCCCTTTTGTAGGGAGTGTTGGGAGAAGTATGTGAGTGTGGCAATTGAGGATGGGGTTGGATGTTTGACATTGAGATGTCCCGAACCGCGCTGTAACGCGGTGGTGGATCGTGATTCGATTGATTTGTTTGCTAAAAAGGAAGATAAGGAGAGGTATTCGCGGTATTTGATAAGGTCTTATATTGAGAGTAATAAGAAGTATAAGTGGTGTCCGAGTGCGGATTGTGAgtatgcaatggagttttgtgAAGGAGGTGACGAAGAGTGCTATGATGTTTGTTGCCATTGTAACAATGGGTTTTGTTGGAATTGTATGGATGATGCACATAGGCCAGTGGATTGTGAGACTGTGGCTAAGTGGCAATTGAAGAATAGTTCTGAGGCTGAGAATACAGCATGGTTGTTGGTCAATACAAAGCCATGTCCAAAGTGTGGAAAACCCATTGAGAAGAACCAAGGGTGCATGCACATGACATGCCGGAAACCTTGTGAACATGAGTTTTGCTGGATGTGCCTTGGAACATGGAAGGAGCATGGTGAGAGAACAGGTGGGTTCTATGCTTGTAATACATTCCAAAAGAATAAGGAAGAGGGTAAGTATAATCAGGATGAAGATATCAGAAAAAGAGCTGAGAAGCATTTGGAAAAGTATACTCATTATTACGAGAGATGGGCAGGCAATGAATCATCAAGGAAACAAGCTGTTAAGGATTTAAAGCAAATGCAAAATGACTACATGGTAAGACTTAGTGACCTAAGGGGGGCAACTACGCTCGAGCTTAAGTTCATTACAGAGGCCTGGTTGCAGATAATTGAATGTAGGAGAGTGCTTAAGTGGACATATGCATATGGGTATTACCTCCCTGAGGATGGAGACaagaaagcaaaatcaaaaaagGGGTTCTTTGAGTACTTGCAAGGTGAGGCAGAGTCTAATTTGGAAAGGCTTCATCATTGTATGGAGAAGGATATACATAACTACCTCAACAAAGAGCGTCCAGaagaagaattcaaaattttcagagCAAAGCTATCCGATCTTACCACAGTGACACGGAATTACTTTGAGAATCTGGTTAAGGCATTGGAGAATGGCCTAAAAGATACTAGCTTTCAAGAGGCTTGCAGTTCGCAAGAAGCTTGCAGTTCACAAGAGGCTTGCAGCAAGATAAATAGTAAGACATCAAGAAAGGGAGAAAGGACTAAGGGTAAGAGGAGACCTTAA